From Pseudomonas sp. B21-028, one genomic window encodes:
- a CDS encoding retention module-containing protein, with amino-acid sequence MSSVIAVVKSIVGQVFAVSPEGIRRVLIEGDRLFTGDQLDTGPAGAVTLDLADGRTLDLGRDTQWSANAPDSSTDLEQATAQAAPSVEELQQAIAAGVDPTTALEATAAGAGEASVGGAAGGGHSVVVLDATAGSVDPTVGFPTEGLGATAAADNNITGLATNANANTTANTLLNSTLTLSATPTLTEAGGVLVYTATVTQAPLTDLTVTLSNGSVIVISAGQTTGSVNVPLAPNDTVYNDPSQISVTVTGTTGGSGIAVTLPTTPAVTQITDTIDTTNVTLSAGETVTEGGQITYTATLTNPAQTPVTVTLSNGSVITIAAGQTTGTVAVDTPANDVYNNGSTVSTTITGATGGNFESLVPSTTPAVTTITDSVDNTGLTLSASETITEGGQITYTATLTNPAQTPVTVTLSNGSVINIAAGQTTGTVNVETPANDVYNNGGTVSTTITGATGGNFESLVPDTTPAVTTITDSVDNTGLTLSASETITEGGQITYTATLTNPAQTPVTVTLSNGSVINIAAGQTTGTVNVETPANDVYNNGSTVSTTITGATGGNFESLVPSTTPAVTTITDSVDTTGLTLSASETITEGGQITYTATLTNAAQTPVTVTLSNGSVITIAAGDTTGTVAVNTPANDVYNNGSTVSTTITGATGGNFESLVPSTTPAVTTITDSVDTTGLTLSASETITEGGSIVYTATLTNAAQTPVTVTLSNGSVINIAAGDTTGTVAVNTLANDVYNNGSTVSTTITGATGGNFESLVPSTTPAVTTITDSVDNTGLTLSASETITEGGQITYTATLTNVAQTPVTVTLSNGSAITIAAGDTTGTVAVNTPVNDVYNNGSTVSTTITGATGGNFESLVPSTTPAVTTITDSVDDTGLTLSASETITEGGQITYTATLTNAAQTPVTVTLSNGSAITIAAGDTTGTIAVNTPANDVYNNGSTVSTTITGATGGNFESLVPSTTPAVTTITDSVDTTGLTLSASETITEGGSIVYTATLTNAAQTPVTVTLSNGSVINIAAGDTTGTVNVQTPANDVYNNGSTASTTITGATGGNFESLVPSTTPAVTTITDSVDTTGLTLSASETITEGGSIVYTATLTNAAQTPVTVTLSNGSAITIAAGDTTGTVAVNTPVNDVYNNGSTVSTTITGATGGNFESLVPSTTPAVTTITDSVDDTGLTLSASETITEGGQITYTATLTNAAQTPVTVTLSNGSAITIAAGDTTGTIAVNTPANDVYNNGSTVSTTITGATGGNFENLVPDTTPAITTITDSVDTTGLTLSASETITEGGSIVYTATLTNAAQTPVTVTLSNGSVINIAAGDTTGTVNVQTPANDVYNNGSTASTTITGATGGNFESLVPSTTPAVTTITDSVDDTGLTLSASETITEGGQITYTATLTNAAQTPVTVTLSNGSVITIAAGDTTGTVAVNTLANDVYNNGSTVSTTITGATGGNFESLIPSTTPAVTTITDSVDTTGLTLSASETITEGGQITYTATLTNAAQTPVTVTLSNGSVITIAAGDTTGTVAVNTLANDVYNNGSTVSTTITGATGGNFESLVPSTTPAVTTITDSVDSTGLTLSANETITEGGSIVYTATLTNPAQTPVTVTLSNGSVITIAAGDTTGTIAVETSPNDVYNNGSTVSTTITGATGGNFENLVPDTTPAVTTITDSVDSTGLTLSASETITEGGQITYTATLSNAAQTPVTVTLSNGSAITIAAGETIGTVNVQTPANDVYNNGSTVSTTITGATGGNFENLVPSTTPAVTTITDSVDDTGLTLSASETITEGGQITYTATLSNAAQTPVTVTLSNGSAITIAAGETTGTVNVQTPANDVYNNGSTVSATITGATGGNFEHLVPSTTPAVTAVTDTVDTTTVSISGSTSVTEGQAATYTVSLTNPAQTEVTLKLVYSGTAADGSDFTGVYTVKIPANASSATFNVATLDDKITEGTENFVVKIDSATGGNFEHLAISNTNGSVSTSIIDNDAPPVLDLDANNSSGKTGADYQVSFTEGTAGPGVSIGDTDLKITDPDSTLLTGATVVLTNRQPGDALNLGNSVNGISINANSTNGTVTLTMSGNATLADYMQQIKNITFINNSDDPSSVPRIITVTVTDGSNYSNTATTTVNVVGVNDAPVATGGTVTGTEDTALVLGWSTFGVSDVDSAAASQGVKITGLPGDGKLQYLDGTTWKDVTSNQTFTKADIDGGKLRFTPDANESGANGNPTGVGDQKSDYAQIQFQPTDGQALGNTSTVKIDITPVADAPSLSVGDNNVTSTGLIKEVWTGLSGLGTDGSGAPSGTLKSVIDAAGTPNSTSTVTNVQSDSNVNPGTASKTSGLIFLEAGKTYTFSGTGDDSLLVTVGGKNVAAITWGAGGQLNGSFTPTSSGYYTLDIYHHNQTGPGSYDVNLSVNGGTPVDLSGAGVPLYTSVTDLANAGVTVSDLHGTNGEGYYDGYKLNEGAEGTSVHLSKITTALTDTDGSEKLSVKIGGMPEGSVLTDGAGHTATVGSNGEASVSGWNLGSLTLTPPAYYNGHLDLTVTSTSTENLGGSAVTTAHIPVTVYPAVYNAVTATSGNDNVTGTDGNDIVVADIGGLTVVPGVNYNIAFMVDSSGSMSSASIAAAKESLAQVFNTLKQSLGSNSGTVNIFLADFDNQVNNNVAVNLNDPNALTLLQNVLNSMVSGGGTNYEDVFKTTANFFNSTQALNNTDAKNLTYFITDGQPTLYQSGEQTNPTLYDNVKLDDVLSAANYTVGQYYTQTIDSKHKFTIYEDGDMYLSTKNGKHWDGGYVGTVHAEGNGTFEFSYVDGTGYADSWAATGSSASFTLLKGLSNVEAIGLNNGVTLNDLKPYDSDGVPQTNIDPSNLANSIIGHTEATLPGADTVNGGEGNDILFGDLVSFNGVTGEGYQALQAFVAQQSGVEVSKVTTSNVHQYITEHYTAFDVSGAHDGNDTLLGGGGNDILFGQGGNDSLNGGKGNDILLGGTGSDTLIGGQGHDTLIGGLGGDTFVWKAGDTGNDVIKDFKAADGDRIDLRDLLQGESGSTIDHFLQISTVDGVSSLQVSTTGQFNGANGASAAPDVTIKLEGNNWSNVNLNTLIAGSDPTIKVDHNNS; translated from the coding sequence ATGAGCAGCGTTATTGCCGTCGTCAAAAGCATTGTCGGTCAGGTTTTCGCCGTATCCCCGGAGGGTATCCGGCGCGTACTCATTGAAGGCGATCGTCTGTTTACGGGCGATCAGTTGGACACCGGCCCTGCCGGTGCCGTCACCCTGGACCTGGCCGATGGTCGCACCCTCGACCTGGGCCGAGACACCCAGTGGAGCGCCAATGCTCCGGACTCTTCCACCGACCTCGAGCAGGCCACTGCCCAGGCCGCGCCATCGGTAGAAGAACTGCAGCAAGCCATCGCCGCCGGTGTCGACCCGACCACCGCCCTGGAAGCCACCGCCGCCGGAGCTGGCGAAGCGAGTGTCGGTGGTGCCGCCGGGGGCGGCCATAGCGTAGTAGTGCTGGATGCGACGGCCGGCAGCGTCGACCCGACTGTCGGCTTCCCGACTGAAGGCCTGGGCGCGACCGCCGCCGCTGATAACAACATCACCGGCCTGGCTACCAATGCCAACGCCAATACCACTGCCAACACCCTTCTCAATTCAACGCTGACGCTGAGCGCCACCCCGACCCTGACCGAGGCCGGCGGTGTGCTGGTCTATACCGCGACCGTTACCCAGGCACCCCTGACCGACCTGACGGTGACGCTGTCCAATGGTTCGGTGATCGTGATTTCCGCCGGACAGACCACCGGCAGCGTCAACGTCCCACTGGCACCGAACGACACCGTTTACAACGACCCAAGCCAGATCAGCGTGACCGTGACCGGCACCACCGGTGGCAGCGGCATTGCCGTGACCCTGCCCACCACGCCAGCCGTGACCCAGATCACCGACACCATCGACACCACCAACGTCACCCTGAGCGCAGGCGAGACCGTGACCGAAGGGGGGCAGATCACCTACACCGCGACCCTGACCAACCCGGCGCAAACGCCAGTGACCGTGACCTTGAGCAATGGCTCGGTCATTACCATCGCTGCGGGCCAGACCACCGGCACCGTTGCCGTCGACACCCCGGCCAATGACGTCTACAACAATGGCAGCACGGTCAGCACCACCATTACCGGCGCGACCGGCGGCAACTTCGAAAGCCTGGTACCGAGCACCACGCCAGCCGTCACCACGATCACTGATTCGGTGGACAACACTGGCCTGACCCTGAGCGCCAGCGAGACCATCACCGAAGGCGGCCAGATCACCTACACCGCCACCCTGACCAACCCGGCCCAGACCCCGGTCACCGTAACGTTGAGCAACGGTTCGGTGATCAACATCGCCGCCGGCCAGACCACCGGTACCGTCAATGTCGAGACACCCGCCAACGACGTCTACAACAATGGCGGCACGGTCAGTACCACCATCACCGGCGCGACCGGTGGCAACTTTGAAAGCCTGGTGCCAGACACCACGCCTGCGGTTACCACGATCACCGACTCGGTGGACAACACTGGCCTGACCCTGAGTGCAAGCGAGACCATCACTGAAGGCGGGCAGATCACCTACACCGCCACCCTGACCAATCCGGCCCAGACCCCGGTCACCGTAACGTTGAGCAACGGTTCGGTGATCAACATCGCCGCCGGCCAGACCACCGGTACCGTCAATGTCGAGACGCCAGCCAACGACGTCTACAACAACGGCAGCACCGTCAGCACCACCATTACCGGCGCAACTGGCGGCAACTTCGAGAGCCTGGTGCCGAGCACCACGCCTGCGGTCACCACGATTACCGATTCGGTGGACACCACTGGCCTCACTCTGAGCGCCAGCGAGACCATCACCGAAGGCGGGCAGATCACCTACACCGCGACCCTGACCAACGCCGCTCAAACGCCAGTGACCGTGACGCTGAGTAATGGCTCCGTCATCACCATCGCTGCGGGCGACACCACCGGCACTGTTGCGGTGAATACACCGGCAAACGATGTCTACAACAACGGCAGCACCGTCAGTACCACTATCACTGGCGCGACCGGCGGCAATTTCGAAAGCCTGGTGCCAAGCACCACACCAGCCGTCACCACGATTACCGATTCGGTGGACACCACTGGCCTCACTCTGAGCGCCAGCGAGACCATCACCGAAGGTGGTTCGATCGTTTACACCGCGACGCTGACCAACGCCGCTCAAACACCAGTCACCGTCACCCTGAGCAATGGCTCGGTGATCAACATCGCTGCGGGCGACACCACCGGCACTGTTGCGGTGAATACACTCGCTAACGACGTCTACAACAACGGCAGCACCGTCAGTACCACTATCACTGGCGCGACCGGTGGTAATTTCGAAAGCCTGGTACCAAGCACCACACCAGCCGTCACCACGATCACTGATTCGGTGGACAACACTGGCCTGACCCTGAGCGCCAGCGAAACCATCACTGAAGGCGGCCAGATCACCTACACCGCGACCTTGACCAACGTCGCGCAGACCCCGGTAACCGTGACCCTGAGCAATGGCTCCGCCATCACCATCGCTGCCGGCGACACTACCGGCACTGTTGCGGTGAATACACCGGTTAACGATGTCTATAACAACGGCAGCACGGTCAGTACCACCATCACCGGCGCGACCGGCGGCAATTTCGAAAGCCTGGTGCCAAGCACCACACCAGCCGTCACCACGATCACTGATTCGGTGGACGACACTGGTCTCACCTTGAGCGCCAGCGAGACCATCACCGAAGGCGGTCAGATCACCTACACCGCGACCCTGACCAACGCCGCGCAGACGCCAGTGACCGTCACCCTGAGCAACGGCTCGGCGATCACCATCGCCGCCGGCGACACCACTGGCACCATTGCGGTCAATACGCCTGCGAATGACGTCTACAACAATGGCAGCACCGTCAGCACCACTATCACTGGCGCGACCGGTGGTAATTTCGAAAGCCTGGTGCCGAGCACCACGCCTGCGGTCACCACGATCACCGATTCGGTGGACACCACTGGCCTCACCTTGAGCGCCAGCGAGACCATCACCGAAGGTGGTTCGATCGTTTATACCGCGACGCTGACCAACGCCGCTCAAACACCAGTCACCGTCACCCTGAGCAATGGCTCGGTCATCAACATCGCTGCTGGCGACACCACCGGCACCGTCAACGTCCAGACCCCGGCAAACGACGTCTATAACAACGGCAGCACCGCCAGCACCACCATCACTGGCGCGACCGGCGGCAATTTCGAAAGCCTGGTACCGAGCACCACGCCAGCCGTCACCACGATCACTGATTCGGTGGACACCACTGGCCTGACCCTGAGCGCCAGCGAAACCATCACCGAAGGTGGTTCGATCGTTTACACCGCAACGCTGACCAATGCCGCTCAAACACCAGTCACCGTCACGCTGAGCAATGGCTCCGCCATCACCATCGCTGCCGGCGACACCACCGGCACTGTTGCGGTGAATACACCGGTTAACGATGTCTACAACAACGGCAGCACCGTCAGTACCACCATCACCGGCGCGACCGGCGGCAATTTCGAAAGCCTGGTGCCAAGCACCACGCCAGCCGTTACCACGATCACTGATTCGGTGGACGACACTGGTCTCACCTTGAGCGCCAGCGAGACCATCACCGAAGGCGGTCAGATCACCTACACCGCGACCCTGACCAACGCCGCGCAGACGCCCGTGACCGTCACCCTGAGCAACGGCTCGGCGATCACCATCGCCGCCGGCGACACCACTGGCACCATTGCGGTCAATACGCCTGCGAATGACGTCTACAACAATGGCAGCACCGTCAGCACCACCATCACCGGCGCAACTGGCGGCAATTTCGAGAACCTGGTGCCGGACACCACGCCTGCGATCACCACGATCACCGATTCGGTGGACACCACTGGCCTCACCTTGAGCGCCAGCGAGACCATCACCGAAGGTGGTTCGATCGTTTATACCGCGACGCTGACCAACGCCGCTCAAACACCAGTCACCGTCACCCTGAGCAATGGCTCGGTCATCAACATCGCTGCTGGCGACACCACCGGCACCGTCAACGTCCAGACCCCGGCAAACGACGTCTATAACAACGGCAGCACCGCCAGCACCACCATCACTGGCGCGACCGGCGGCAATTTCGAAAGCCTGGTACCGAGCACCACACCAGCCGTTACCACCATTACCGACTCGGTGGACGACACTGGACTGACTTTGAGCGCCAGCGAAACCATCACTGAAGGCGGTCAGATCACCTACACCGCGACCCTGACCAACGCCGCTCAAACCCCAGTAACCGTGACCCTGAGCAACGGCTCGGTGATCACCATCGCTGCCGGCGACACCACCGGCACTGTTGCGGTGAATACACTCGCCAACGACGTCTACAACAACGGCAGCACCGTCAGTACCACTATCACTGGCGCGACCGGCGGCAATTTCGAAAGCCTGATACCAAGCACCACACCAGCCGTCACCACGATCACTGATTCGGTGGACACCACTGGCCTCACCTTGAGCGCCAGCGAAACCATCACTGAAGGCGGTCAGATCACCTACACCGCGACCTTGACCAACGCCGCTCAGACCCCGGTAACCGTGACGCTGAGTAATGGCTCCGTCATCACCATCGCTGCTGGCGACACCACCGGCACTGTTGCGGTGAATACACTCGCCAACGATGTCTACAACAACGGCAGCACGGTCAGTACCACCATTACCGGCGCGACCGGCGGCAATTTCGAAAGCCTGGTGCCAAGCACCACACCAGCCGTCACCACAATCACTGATTCGGTAGACAGCACTGGCCTGACCCTGAGCGCCAACGAGACCATCACCGAAGGTGGTTCGATCGTTTACACCGCCACGTTGACCAACCCGGCCCAGACCCCGGTCACCGTAACGTTGAGCAACGGCTCGGTGATCACCATCGCCGCTGGCGACACCACGGGCACCATTGCCGTCGAGACATCGCCCAACGACGTCTACAACAATGGCAGCACGGTCAGCACCACCATTACCGGCGCCACCGGTGGCAACTTCGAAAACCTGGTGCCGGACACCACACCAGCCGTCACCACAATCACTGATTCGGTAGACAGCACTGGCCTGACCCTGAGCGCCAGCGAAACCATCACCGAAGGCGGCCAGATCACCTACACCGCCACTCTGAGCAACGCAGCGCAGACGCCGGTGACCGTCACCCTGAGCAACGGCTCGGCGATCACCATCGCCGCCGGCGAAACCATTGGCACCGTCAACGTCCAGACCCCGGCAAACGACGTCTACAACAACGGCAGCACCGTCAGCACCACCATCACTGGTGCGACCGGCGGCAACTTCGAGAACCTGGTGCCGAGCACCACGCCAGCCGTTACCACCATTACCGACTCGGTGGACGACACTGGCCTCACCTTGAGCGCCAGCGAAACCATCACCGAAGGCGGCCAGATCACCTACACCGCCACTCTGAGCAACGCAGCGCAGACGCCGGTGACCGTCACCCTGAGCAACGGCTCGGCGATCACCATCGCCGCCGGCGAAACCACTGGCACGGTCAACGTCCAGACCCCGGCAAACGACGTCTACAACAACGGCAGCACCGTCAGCGCCACCATCACTGGTGCCACCGGCGGCAACTTCGAGCACCTGGTGCCAAGCACCACGCCTGCAGTGACTGCCGTCACCGACACGGTCGACACCACCACCGTCAGCATCAGTGGCAGCACGTCGGTCACCGAAGGCCAGGCCGCGACCTACACCGTCAGCCTGACCAACCCGGCGCAGACCGAGGTGACCCTCAAGCTCGTCTACAGCGGCACCGCTGCCGACGGCTCGGACTTCACTGGCGTCTACACCGTCAAGATCCCGGCCAACGCCAGCAGCGCGACCTTCAACGTGGCGACGCTGGACGACAAGATCACCGAAGGCACTGAAAACTTCGTGGTCAAGATCGATTCGGCGACCGGTGGCAACTTCGAGCACCTGGCGATCAGCAACACCAATGGCAGCGTCAGCACCTCGATCATCGACAACGATGCGCCACCGGTACTCGACCTGGACGCCAACAACTCCAGCGGCAAGACCGGAGCCGATTACCAGGTCTCCTTCACCGAAGGCACCGCCGGACCGGGCGTGTCGATTGGCGATACCGACCTGAAGATCACCGACCCGGACAGCACCCTGCTGACCGGCGCCACCGTCGTGCTGACCAACCGTCAGCCGGGCGATGCGCTGAACCTGGGCAACAGCGTCAACGGCATCAGCATCAACGCCAACAGCACCAACGGCACCGTCACGCTGACGATGTCGGGCAATGCGACGCTGGCCGACTACATGCAGCAGATCAAGAACATCACCTTCATCAACAACAGCGACGACCCGAGCAGTGTGCCGCGCATCATCACCGTGACGGTGACCGATGGCAGCAACTATTCCAACACCGCCACCACCACCGTGAACGTGGTCGGGGTCAACGATGCACCGGTTGCCACGGGTGGCACAGTGACCGGTACCGAAGACACTGCGCTGGTCCTCGGCTGGTCGACCTTTGGCGTCAGCGATGTGGACAGCGCCGCCGCCAGCCAGGGCGTGAAGATCACCGGCCTGCCAGGCGACGGCAAATTGCAGTATCTGGACGGCACGACCTGGAAGGACGTGACCAGCAACCAGACCTTCACCAAGGCTGACATCGACGGCGGCAAGTTGCGCTTCACACCGGACGCCAACGAATCCGGCGCCAACGGCAACCCGACCGGCGTGGGCGACCAGAAGTCCGATTACGCACAGATCCAGTTCCAGCCCACCGACGGCCAGGCACTGGGCAACACCAGCACCGTGAAGATCGACATCACTCCGGTGGCGGATGCGCCGAGCTTGAGCGTGGGCGATAACAACGTGACCTCCACCGGCCTGATCAAAGAAGTCTGGACCGGCCTGTCGGGCCTGGGCACCGACGGCAGCGGCGCGCCGTCCGGCACGCTCAAGTCGGTGATCGATGCTGCCGGCACACCGAACAGCACCAGCACCGTGACCAACGTACAGTCCGACAGCAACGTGAATCCCGGCACGGCGTCGAAAACATCGGGCCTGATCTTCCTTGAAGCGGGCAAGACCTACACCTTCAGCGGCACCGGCGACGACAGCCTGCTGGTCACCGTCGGCGGCAAGAACGTGGCAGCCATCACCTGGGGCGCGGGCGGCCAGCTGAACGGCTCGTTCACGCCGACCAGCAGCGGCTACTACACCCTGGACATCTACCACCACAACCAGACCGGCCCGGGCAGCTATGACGTCAACCTGTCGGTCAATGGCGGCACACCAGTGGACCTGAGCGGCGCGGGCGTGCCGCTGTACACCAGCGTGACCGATCTGGCGAATGCCGGCGTGACCGTCTCCGACCTGCATGGCACCAATGGCGAAGGCTACTACGACGGCTACAAGCTCAACGAAGGCGCCGAAGGCACCAGCGTGCATCTGTCGAAGATCACCACGGCACTGACCGACACCGACGGCTCCGAGAAACTGAGCGTGAAGATCGGTGGCATGCCAGAGGGCAGCGTGCTGACCGACGGCGCGGGCCACACAGCGACCGTGGGCAGCAACGGCGAAGCATCGGTCAGCGGCTGGAACCTGGGCAGCCTGACCCTGACGCCGCCAGCCTACTACAACGGTCACCTGGACCTGACCGTGACCTCCACATCCACGGAAAACCTCGGCGGGTCGGCGGTGACTACCGCACACATCCCGGTCACCGTGTACCCCGCGGTCTACAACGCCGTGACCGCCACCTCGGGCAATGACAACGTCACCGGCACCGATGGCAACGACATCGTGGTTGCCGACATCGGCGGGCTGACCGTCGTGCCGGGCGTCAACTACAACATCGCGTTCATGGTCGACAGCTCCGGCAGCATGAGTTCGGCGTCCATCGCAGCGGCCAAGGAATCGCTGGCCCAGGTGTTCAATACCCTCAAGCAGAGCCTGGGCAGCAACTCCGGGACCGTGAACATCTTCCTGGCGGACTTCGACAACCAGGTGAACAACAACGTTGCGGTGAACCTCAATGATCCGAACGCGTTGACACTGCTCCAGAACGTTCTCAATTCGATGGTCTCCGGCGGCGGTACCAACTACGAAGACGTGTTCAAGACCACGGCGAACTTCTTCAACAGCACCCAAGCCCTGAACAATACCGACGCGAAGAACCTGACGTACTTCATCACCGACGGTCAACCGACGCTCTACCAGTCCGGCGAGCAGACAAACCCGACGCTGTACGACAACGTCAAACTCGATGACGTCTTGAGCGCGGCCAACTACACCGTCGGCCAGTACTACACCCAGACGATCGACAGCAAGCACAAATTCACCATCTACGAAGACGGTGACATGTACTTGTCGACCAAAAACGGCAAGCATTGGGATGGCGGTTATGTCGGCACGGTGCATGCCGAGGGCAACGGGACCTTCGAATTCTCCTACGTGGACGGTACCGGCTACGCCGACTCCTGGGCAGCGACGGGTTCGAGCGCCAGCTTCACCCTGCTCAAAGGCCTGAGCAACGTCGAAGCCATCGGCCTAAACAACGGTGTGACCCTGAACGACCTCAAGCCGTACGATTCGGATGGCGTGCCGCAGACCAACATCGACCCGAGCAACCTGGCCAACTCGATCATCGGCCACACCGAGGCAACCTTGCCGGGCGCCGATACGGTCAACGGTGGCGAAGGCAACGACATCCTCTTCGGCGACCTGGTGAGTTTCAACGGCGTCACCGGCGAGGGTTACCAGGCCCTCCAGGCGTTCGTGGCCCAACAGAGCGGCGTTGAGGTCAGCAAGGTCACCACCAGCAACGTGCACCAGTACATCACCGAGCATTACACCGCGTTCGACGTGTCCGGTGCCCACGATGGCAACGACACGCTGTTGGGTGGCGGCGGCAACGACATTCTCTTCGGCCAGGGCGGCAACGACTCGCTCAACGGCGGCAAGGGCAATGACATCCTGCTCGGCGGCACTGGCAGCGACACGCTGATCGGCGGTCAGGGTCACGACACGCTGATCGGTGGCCTGGGCGGCGATACCTTTGTCTGGAAGGCCGGCGACACCGGCAACGATGTGATCAAGGACTTCAAGGCTGCCGATGGCGACCGGATCGACCTGCGGGATCTGCTGCAAGGCGAATCCGGCAGCACCATCGACCACTTCCTGCAGATCAGCACGGTCGATGGCGTGTCGTCGTTGCAGGTCAGCACCACCGGCCAATTCAACGGGGCCAACGGTGCATCGGCCGCACCGGACGTGACGATCAAACTGGAAGGCAACAACTGGTCGAACGTCAACCTCAACACGTTGATCGCCGGCAGTGACCCGACCATCAAGGTCGATCACAACAACAGCTGA
- a CDS encoding TolC family outer membrane protein → MRSHLFMALPFALAAGFVQAQTLPQAMQQALDVHPEIQAGVNSRLAADYQLKAAKGGYLPRVDLAAGYGREGTDSVTTRSGNNNHWETLNRSESSLRVTQMVFDGFATSSEVGRQQATVNARAYSLLDTSERTGLTVAQVYLDVLTRREFVRLAEENLKSHERIFDQIKLRTERGVGNRADHDQAEARVAQARNNLITEQTNLADAETNYLSAVGQLPDQLERPADFMALLPANLTEARAQMLENSPVLRSAEADIVATEKQYEAAKSSFYPRFDAELGRTADNDLDGQNGHNNEWQAMLRMRFNLYAGGSNKADLESKSYLSNQALDIRNNALRQLTEELGLAWNALNNANAQVPIAQQYVDRSASVRNAYQKQFSLGERTLLDLLDSENELFSASRRLAEIKNVQLFTQYRIKATMGELLKSQGVVAPLASVVQNDVKPKVQLPGMN, encoded by the coding sequence ATGCGTTCGCATTTGTTCATGGCTTTACCCTTCGCTCTCGCCGCCGGCTTCGTACAAGCACAAACCTTGCCGCAGGCGATGCAACAGGCGCTGGACGTGCACCCTGAAATCCAGGCCGGGGTAAACAGCCGACTGGCGGCGGACTACCAGCTCAAGGCGGCGAAGGGCGGTTACCTGCCTCGGGTCGATCTCGCAGCCGGGTACGGCCGCGAAGGCACCGACAGCGTCACCACTCGCTCGGGCAACAACAATCATTGGGAAACCCTGAACCGTAGCGAGTCGAGCTTGCGTGTGACCCAAATGGTTTTTGACGGTTTTGCGACGTCCAGCGAAGTGGGGCGTCAACAAGCCACCGTTAATGCCCGCGCCTATTCGTTGCTCGATACCTCCGAGCGCACCGGCCTGACCGTGGCCCAGGTTTATCTGGATGTGCTGACCCGGCGCGAGTTCGTGCGCCTGGCCGAAGAGAACCTCAAGAGCCACGAGCGCATTTTCGATCAGATCAAGCTGCGCACCGAGCGCGGCGTGGGCAACCGTGCCGACCACGACCAGGCCGAAGCACGCGTGGCCCAGGCCCGCAACAACCTGATCACCGAGCAGACCAACCTGGCCGACGCCGAGACCAACTACCTCAGTGCCGTGGGCCAGTTGCCCGACCAATTGGAGCGCCCCGCCGACTTTATGGCGCTGCTGCCGGCGAATCTGACGGAAGCTCGTGCCCAGATGCTGGAAAACAGCCCGGTATTGCGTTCGGCTGAAGCGGACATCGTCGCCACCGAAAAACAGTACGAAGCCGCCAAGTCGAGCTTCTACCCACGGTTTGACGCCGAACTGGGCCGCACCGCCGACAACGACCTGGATGGCCAGAATGGTCACAACAATGAATGGCAGGCCATGCTGCGCATGCGTTTCAACCTGTATGCCGGCGGCAGCAACAAGGCCGACCTGGAATCCAAGTCGTACCTGTCCAACCAGGCCCTGGACATCCGTAACAACGCCTTGCGCCAGTTGACCGAAGAGCTGGGCCTGGCCTGGAACGCCCTCAACAACGCCAATGCCCAGGTGCCGATTGCCCAGCAATACGTGGACCGCAGCGCCAGCGTGCGCAACGCCTATCAGAAGCAGTTCAGCCTCGGCGAGCGGACCCTGCTCGACTTGCTCGACAGTGAGAACGAGCTGTTCAGTGCCTCCCGGCGGTTGGCGGAAATCAAGAACGTGCAGCTGTTCACCCAGTACCGGATCAAGGCAACCATGGGCGAATTGCTCAAAAGTCAGGGGGTCGTCGCGCCGTTGGCATCCGTTGTGCAGAACGACGTGAAACCCAAGGTCCAGTTACCTGGGATGAATTGA